From the genome of Vicia villosa cultivar HV-30 ecotype Madison, WI linkage group LG2, Vvil1.0, whole genome shotgun sequence, one region includes:
- the LOC131651155 gene encoding uncharacterized protein LOC131651155 → MALSQFRSSLKFGNPFPMATLSSSTNSSKTLTPPNHPKTSSLNFNNLSIRTKIRTRNPIQICAAAKEDFSSNKSGSSEQKETIMLPGCDYNHWLIVMEFPKDPKPSREQMIDTYLQTLATVLGSLAFGRKMQNLSSLARCSMKCPNRIPFVAKLAVREEFDLVDVNGSTKLRNVYCMSTVDDDKGLGPTFPSQIEISNIVNGMGDPQSQDPVVYDNGVSYMFVQHSNVYLMTATRQNCNAASLISFLHRIVDVFKHYFEELEEESLRDNFVVVVKCLCIYGLSFFY, encoded by the exons ATGGCATTGTCACAATTTCGTTCTTCTCTCAAATTCGGTAACCCATTTCCAATGGCAACACTCTCTTCCTCCACCAATTCCTCCAAAACCCTAACCCCACCTAACCACCCCAAAACCTCATCTCTCAATTTCAACAACCTCTCCATCCGTACCAAAATCCGTACCCGAAACCCTATCCAAATTTGCGCGGCGGCCAAGGAAGATTTCTCTTCCAACAAAAGCGGAAGCAGTGAGCAGAAGGAAACGATTATGCTTCCCGGTTGTGACTACAACCATTGGCTCATTGTAATGGAGTTTCCTAAAGACCCTAAACCCTCTCGTGAACAGATGATTGACACTTACCTTCAAACTCTTGCTACTGTCTTGGGAAG TTTAGCTTTTGGaagaaaaatgcagaatttgTCCTCGCTCGCAAGGTGTTCGATGAAATGTCCCAACCGAATTC CTTTTGTGGCGAAGTTAGCGGTGAGAGAGGAATTTGATTTAGTTGATGTTAACGGCTCAACGAAATTGAGGAATGTTTATTGTATGAGTACTGTGGATGATGATAAAGGACTTGGTCCTACttttccttctcagattgaaatttCCAACATTGTTAATGGTATg GGTGATCCACAGTCTCAAGATCCAGTTGTATATGATAACGGTGTAAGCTATATGTTTGTACAGCATAGCAATGTTTACCTCATGACAGCAACTAGACAAAACTGCAATGCCGCTAGCCTCATTTCCTTCCTTCATCGTATAGTTGAT GTGTTCAAGCATTATTTTGAGGAATTGGAAGAGGAATCTCTTAGGGATAACTTTGTCGTTGTGGTAAAGTGCTTGTGTATCTATGgacttagttttttttattag
- the LOC131651156 gene encoding AP-2 complex subunit mu-like, which yields MAVTNVISWRSEGINYKKNEVFLDVVESVNILVNSNGQIIRSDVMIQIFWICTVCGEPLSQTAQSFMPELMYGVNQSLEKVLHSFEFSQTMLPKKSKKNISTQHEVTQPQSNQPQPIPYLIQPQPTPPQPIPYLIQPQFTQPQFTQPQLTQPHP from the exons ATGGCTGTAACAAATGTTATTTCGTGGCGCAGTGAAGGGATAAACTACAAGAAAAATGAG GTTTTCTTGGATGTGGTGGAGAGTGTTAACATACTTGTCAATAGCAATGGGCAAATAATTAGATctgat GTCATGATTCAGATCTTCTGGATATGCACAGTATGTGGTGAACCTCTCTCCCAAACTGCTCAGTCATTTATGCCTGAGTTGATGTATGGAGTAAATCAGAGTTTGGAAAAG GTTTTGCATTCCTTTGAATTCTCTCAAACTATGCTGCCAAAAAAGTCCAAGAAGAATATATCAACTCAACATGAAGTCACTCAACCTCAATCCAATCAACCCCAACCTATTCCGTACCTTATTCAACCCCAACCCACTCCGCCTCAACCTATTCCATATCTTATTCAACCTCAATTCACTCAACCTCAATTCACTCAACCTCAACTCACTCAACCCCATCCTTAA